A single window of Mugil cephalus isolate CIBA_MC_2020 chromosome 1, CIBA_Mcephalus_1.1, whole genome shotgun sequence DNA harbors:
- the taf13 gene encoding transcription initiation factor TFIID subunit 13, whose translation MADEEDETGYDEELDDGSGGVDVGHGKRKRLFSKELRCMMYGFGDDQNPYTESVDILEDLVIEFITEMTHKAMSIGRQGRVQVEDIVFLIRKDPRKFARVKDLLTMNEELKRARKAFDEANYGS comes from the coding sequence ATGgcggacgaggaggacgagacTGGTTACGACGAGGAATTGGATGACGGCTCCGGCGGTGTGGACGTGGGCCACGGCAAGAGGAAGAGGCTCTTCTCCAAGGAGCTCCGGTGCATGATGTACGGCTTCGGAGACGACCAGAACCCGTACACGGAGTCCGTGGACATTCTGGAGGACCTGGTGATCGAGTTCATCACGGAAATGACCCACAAAGCGATGTCCATCGGCCGCCAGGGCCGCGTCCAGGTGGAGGACATCGTTTTCCTCATTCGCAAAGACCCGAGGAAGTTTGCCAGAGTCAAAGACCTGCTGACCATGAACGAGGAGCTGAAGAGAGCCCGAAAAGCCTTCGACGAAGCGAATTATGGCTCTTAA
- the tnnc2.2 gene encoding troponin C, skeletal muscle encodes MTDAQQEARSYLSEEMLAEFKAAFDMFDTDGGGDISTKELGTVMRMLGQNPTREELDEIIEEVDEDGSGTIDFEEFLVMMVRLLKEDQAGKSEEELAECFRVFDKNGDGYIDREEFALIIRSTGESISEDEIDELLKDGDKNADGMLDFDEFLKMMENVQ; translated from the exons ATG ACTGACGCGCAACAAGAGGCCCGCTCCTATCTGAGCGAGGAAATGCTGGCTG AGTTCAAAGCCGCCTTCGACATGTTCGACACCGACGGTGGCGGTGATATCAGCACCAAGGAGTTGGGTACCGTGATGAGGATGCTGGGCCAGAACCCGACAAGAGAGGAGTTGGATGAGATCATCGAGGAGGTCGATGAGGACG GTAGCGGTACCATCGACTTCGAGGAGTTCTTGGTCATGATGGTGAGGCTGCTAAAGGAGGACCAGGCCGGCAAGAGCGAGGAAGAGTTGGCGGAATGCTTCCGTGTGTTCGACAA GAACGGCGACGGCTACATCGACAGAGAGGAGTTCGCCCTCATCATCCGCAGCACCGGCGAGTCCATCTCAGAGGATGAGATTGATGAGCTGCTGAAGGACGGAGACAAGAACGCCGACGGCATGCTGGACTTTGACG aattcCTCAAGATGATGGAGAATGTGCAGTAA